From Nematostella vectensis chromosome 14, jaNemVect1.1, whole genome shotgun sequence, a single genomic window includes:
- the LOC5502659 gene encoding uncharacterized protein LOC5502659, protein MRELEAKHPSVYESFQEGFHVARRSNRHWAGLSTDLMIEQVLMRSVKTSGGLTRGKGLTETQRLVWLMSMPACAEVNDAMQSLTGVRYRTSEQHKDSTEARKARGYEDTLVVLDFLTERNPFSQDTALRCITTGVTAEEQLILLSMKGKNTTEYTFRKKEEAVTLASKISVKVGDSTIQIDPQLLFQRLSFVATGGNYGDPKAFFEYEMCSFPPLLFDSSLLLRKAKKPVLADAIWVRTKDHQTSQPPSRPIHYVLDGGSLLHRIPWPRNETFVRS, encoded by the exons ATGAGAGAACTAGAGGCAAAACATCCGTCTGTGTATGAAAGTTTTCAAGAAGGGTTTCATGTGGCCCGTAGAAGCAACAGGCACTGGGCGGGACTGTCAACCGATCTAATGATCGAGCAGGTGTTGATGCGTAGCGTTAAAACGAGTGGAGGACTGACCCGTGGGAAGGGATTAACTGAGACGCAGCGCTTGGTCTGGCTTATGTCAATGCCTGCTTGCGCGGAAGTAAATGATGCAATGCAGAGCCTTACTGGTGTGAG ATACCGCACGAGTGAGCAACATAAAGATTCAACTGAAGCGAGGAAGGCCCGGGGCTACGAAGACACACTTGTAGTACTCGACTTCTTAACAGAAAGAAATCCATTTTCACAGGATACTGCGCTGCGATGTATTACAACCGGGGTGACAGCAGAAGAGCAACTGATACTGCTATCAATGAAAGGCAAGAACACAACTGAATATACCTTCCGCAAAAAGGAGGAGGCAGTAACACTGGCTTCAAAAATATCCGTCAAAGTTGGTGATTCCACCATTCAGATCGACCCCCAGCTTTTATTCCAAAGACTTAGCTTCGTAGCAACTGGTGGAAACTATGGCGATCCTAAGGCATTTTTTGAATATGAGATGTGCAGTTTCCCACCCTTGTTATTTGATTCGTCTCTTCTTCTAAGAAAAGCTAAGAAACCTGTTCTCGCTGATGCAATCTGGGTGCGTACTAAAGACCATCAAACTTCACAGCCACCATCCCGACCTATACACTATGTACTAGATGGCGGATCGCTCCTTCACAGAATCCCCTGGCCCAGAAATGAGACTTTTGTCCGATCTTAG
- the LOC125559782 gene encoding uncharacterized protein LOC125559782, producing YVDQRYKQATVVFYGYESGPSTKDSTHQRRSSVCGPSVEFDGKMVYHSVCQDHYNCPGRLQLRHLVPICKNILFEHTILGCDTTSALYGLRKGSSLKMLTSDATFRQQADIFHQADAAKNDIAAAGETDLLCLYKGLKDETLDSLRYARFCQKISTGNTQVQPESLPPTSAAAIYHSLRVYHQVQQWRGIALPPEDWGWKEVDGKLQPQRTDQSAAHPSLLELIRCNCKTGCSSRKCSCKRHDLDCTAACGTCRGQSCDNSAPPDLSESD from the exons TATGTAGATCAGAGATACAAACAAGCTACAGTGGTGTTTTACGGATATGAGTCTGGGCCCTCAACCAAAGATTCTACTCACCAAAGAAGATCCAGTGTATGTGGTCCCTCTGTGGAATTTGATGGCAAGATGGTATA CCATTCAGTCTGCCAAGACCACTACAACTGCCCTGGTCG ATTACAGTTGAGGCACTTGGTCCCCATTTGCAAAAACATCCTGTTCGAGCACACAATACTAGGTTGCGATACCACGTCTGCTCTATACGGCCTCAGAAAAGGTTCATCCCTGAAAATGTTAACCTCTGATGCGACATTCCGTCAACAGGCAGATATATTCCATCAAGCAGATGCTGCTAAGAACGATATTGCTGCAGCAGGGGAGACGGACCTCTTGTGTCTGTACAAGGGTCTCAAAGATGAAACGCTGGACTCTCTCCGTTATGCAAGATTTTGTCAAAAGATTTCGACCGGGAACACACAGGTTCAACCAGAGAGCCTGCCCCCAACATCTGCTGCAGCCATCTACCACAGCCTTCGTGTGTATCACCAAGTACAGCAGTGGAGAGGTATTGCACTTCCACCAGAAGACTGGGGGTGGAAGGAAGTGGACGGAAAGCTCCAACCGCAAAGAACCGATCAATCTGCAGCGCATCCTTCTTTGCTGGAACTGATTAGATGCAACTGTAAGACAGGATGCTCTAGTCGGAAATGCTCTTGCAAAAGGCACGACTTAGATTGTACTGCTGCTTGTGGTACTTGCCGTGGACAAAGCTGTGACAATTCCGCCCCACCTGACCTAAGCGAAAGTGATTGA